Within Rhododendron vialii isolate Sample 1 chromosome 12a, ASM3025357v1, the genomic segment AACACATAATCTGAAGCTGCATCTCCAGCATGTTCATCTTAAGCAAAGTGCATCAAAACTTAATCCTATGCCCACATTGGTGTTAAATGTTAATGGTTGATCATGAACTTAAGTAAATACTAAGAATGGATTCTTTTAAATTTGTTATGCATCAATCACTAATTTGAAGACAACAATACTATGGAGGAAGTTGAACAACCTTTGAACTTGCCTACCCTTGTTTCTACTGCTATACTCGCCATTCCATCTAGAGGAAGGAGGTAACAAGCATGATACAAAATTCTAGCATGATCTGCTTACTAACCCATTAACTCAGTACACGCATATACGGCACTATATAAGTGGATCCTGTAGCTCTCAACAATAAGACTCACAAGATCTTAGTCAAATTTCCCTCTCATTGTTTCCAAGGTCttagttattttttctttcttgtgcatTGGTTCTTTGGTTGTATAATTATGCAAAGTCTATTGAGTGGAGTTTCTCGTGACTGAATATGCTGCCACAGTGGACTTGCTCTTTTGAGAAATGCAACCATGTTGACGCAAGGCCGGCTCATGAGGTAAGCCGGGAAAGCTGCAACTTCCAGCCCCCgaattttggtccaaaattgagGCCCAATTGTAATGTAATTttcatattaatattagaatgtttctaaataaaaatacaattatatcttattttcttcaaaaactcttgcaataatatcataattgtatccttttagtttaactcttttttttttgttttgttatttttgtacttttatcatttttaaaaaaaaaatatgaatatatAAGGTGCTCAATATAAGGAATTTGCTTCGAGCCTCCAAAATATATGAGCCGGCCCTGCGTTGAAGTGTCAATGACTGAATAGCAATGTCATAGTTGGGAAGATATCATTCAAAAATTTTGCCATCCTCGAAGGGAcatgaattgaattttgattgtgCTGGTTTTTCATTCTGTTAAACTCTATACAAGTTCATTGGTAGAGAAACTTTAGTGAAGCCATGATTTCCCAGCCAGATAGAGATGATTAGTCAAATTGTTGGTGGTAGCCCTAAAAGAATGCTCCAGTGGATCTTGTTTTAGGATTTTTAGTTTAGACATGCCAAGATGTGACACGAAGATGCTTTAATATTTTGATGTCACATTTATTTCGGTTGGTTTTCTTTTGTGGAGTTGCACTATTCTGTTAGAATAAGGAATTATCCATTTTCTGGGTGGGACTGGAGTAGTGGCTGTCAGATTAAACCCAATGATCCATGAATGGAAAAAGTGCAAAGATGGAGGTTTTTGGATTGAGCATATACAATAGGAGCTTGTGGCTTATGCATActgctttcctttttcttcttcttgtcagATTCTGCAGGATCCACACCTTTCTGCCTTAGTTCTGGAATCCCCTATTTTCATTATAATCTCCGTGATATGGCTGTTGTGGGGTATTCCATCTATTGATCTCATTTCTCATAAGTGTTGCTTAATTTCAATCTCATGCATAGGAGAGAGACATTCTTCTTCCTTCTCCGGCATGTATATTATGAATCATTATTTTCCTGTACCTCACACCACAAAATGAAGATCTAATATACATTCTTCAGTTTTCTTCAAGTAAGGTATCACCAATATAAAACACAATATTGTTTGTTGTAATGTTTATGCAATGCAATTTGTGTGAATCAGTTTAGGTTTTCCCATGTTTACAAGTCCATTGAACAATGAGCCTATGTTGCTGTCCTTTCAAATTTGTGGGCTCAAATCAGATGAGATACCTCTTTGTAGGCTCAGTGTCCTAACTTGGTCCACTTTTTGACATTATTCTTTTGGCGTAATCCACATTCTGGTAAACTATGTTTTGTTGGTTATAGCACTAAGGAAATCAAGCCTTTCATTACAGGTCATCATCCAGATCTTCATCTTGTTGAATGGAACAAAGTCAAAATTGAGATATGGACACATGCTGTTGGTAAGAATCATCTGTTTAATGAGCGTtcatgcttttgtttttttagtttatttttgtgATGATGTTGTTTCTTTCAAGGGCCTACAATATTAATAGGTGAAAATAATACATTGATATTAACTTGGACTACATTATAGTTATAAAGATCGGCGTTAGATCGAGTGTGTACAATCATGGGCACTACTACGACTCTAAAAGCCTGCCAGCTTAGCTCTTGGAGTATTATGATCTAAGAAGCACATAAATGGATACAGAACATGGAATTCTGAAAAACTGGCACATGGacagcaaaaaaagaagaagcagatTTTATTGTACACACTATAAATAGCAACGACAAAGGAGTAGGGGGTCAGACTTCGTGAACTAGAACTCTATCTCTATTCTCTCACCCTCAATACACTTGGTTTCATCTCTTTGCTTGGTTGAAATTGATTGACCAAGATCTCTTGCTCCTTTGCTGACTTAATCCTCGGATGGCACGCAGCCAAATCCTATTTGTGTGTGAGTCTTTGACAGGTTCTTGCTTTTGTAGGCCTATTCGTGTATATTCATGTTTGTGTCAAAAGTGTTCGACTTAAACCCTCTAATTTTGTGTTGGATTCAAATCGTGTTAATGGGTCGTGTCTAAAATCCCACCCCTACCCCTAAATACAACGACCTATTAGGTGCGTCGGTATGAAGAGACAAACAACAATCCTGACATCATAACAAGTGCACAGTGGAATTTAAAATGATTGACTAGAGGTTGTAAGCTCCAAATACCTTGAAAGATTTGATATGCTAGTGTGGTGGACTATCCCATTTGAGGCAATGAGGTGGACCGTCACAACCTGActggttagagcatctccatcaTCATAGTCTTTACGTTTAGCAGTGGTAAAATAGCATATTGCAGCAGAAAACACTCGCTCCAGTTGAGTATTGTATCTCGTGCTAAGATAGTATTATGCTACTGTCGTATTCCCTATCTAGTATAGAAAATAGAATGTTATGTTTTATTATTACGCTTTTGAAAGAGAATAATAAATGTGGAGTTGGACACCACATGCAAATCGATATTAAGTGCTCTTTCGTTGTGTTGAAATAGAATAAAATGCTACTCCAGTAGAGATGCTCTGACTGATTGGATATGaaacaagtaaataaaaatgagaagcgggaaaaaaaaacaaaatcaataaaCATGAAATAAGCCATCTAGAAATTTGTTAacatatttatacatatatttttgcaGAATCAAAATATCTTTGGGATCATTGTTCTTCCAGTTGCCTTCACAGTACTCATTGTTTCAGTTGGTCAAAACTATGTGAACGAGAACGCATAAATGTATATGTTTGACTTGTTGTGCAGGTGGACTTACAGAAAGCGATTTCATTATTGCTGCTAAGATCGATCGGCTCAACCTGCATGATCTCGTGCATAGAAAAGCTTGCAAATGACTAATGGACAGAAGTACGCAAGGGCTCAAAGCCTCCAATGTTAATAATTAAGTACCACAGCTCTGTGAAACTAAGTAGTCGCTCAGTCAATGGCAATAATTCTGTATGGATAGATATCTTATATGCAGTTCAACTCAATTTCCTTTCATCTCATCATTGTGCCTAAACATCTGTCAAACCAATTccagtttcttttttcttcttctcgtAAACATTTCACAGCTAAAGATATGACTGGTTCGTTATACGCCATAGTCTGCCTGCAGCTTAGTATTTGGGTGTCCGTTTATTGATTGAGCAGGCTTGGTTTGACATTTTTCACAATTTACACTTTGCCTCTTTCACAGTGCACCTGAAGCTTGCTTGACCTGACCAATATTACCACTTACAACCTGTTTTAATAAGATAAAAACGATAAAAGAACCGCAATTGTTTAGCCTCCCTCAAGCTCCTAGCATTTTGATCTTAGGATCTTGGGTAGCTCGAAAGGTTAACAAGTCCATGACTGCATCCATTGCAAGTTTTTCAAGTCTAAGATCAGCCCCACATAAGCCCAGTACCTCAATAAAGCATGATTGAGAATTGGAAATTGATAGATACGCACCCACCAACCATCCACGTTTAACAAAAGGTAGACTTCCTATTTTAAGATTTTTACATGGAAGTCTACCTTACGGTTTCACTTTGGCAACTCTAATACAACTACACACAAttgtacaaagtacaaacactTCGCGTGCACCCTCAGGGTCCTACACAATGTGTGTGGGATGGCGGGCTGTAGGGCGGGCTGGGCGGTTCGGTCGTCCATTTCAACAATGGACTGCTTGGGTTTTATTCTGAACAATGGATTGATCTAGACCGTCCATTGCTCAGATTAAAATCCAAGCCGTCCGCGTCAAAATGGACAGCCGGATCGGCTGCCCTACAGCCCTTGTAGTGCAGGATATCCAATTTCGGGTGGGGATACCCACATGAATGTATGCATGTGATTGTAGAATACTAGAAGTTTTGCAATTGTATCCTGAATTTTTCGTTTCTTACTGTACCATCAGAATTTGATTCTGAAGGTTgtgattgaccaaaaaaatgtcAAGGGGAACACAATGTCGTTATTCGTTTCAAATGTGGCGATTGTATattttaggaacaaaaatgCCCCCATGGCACAACGGGGCCCAGACTGGAATAATCAAACGAATGGACGTACTTTCTAGCATAATTAAGTGACAATTAAGCTATATATATTATTACGCATAAGAGCAAGGTTAATCAAACATTAGATACGTTACTCTGGGCCGGATAATTATTACATTAGATGAAAAAGGGGAAATCGGTGACGTACAAACGTTTGTAACGTCTATCTCAAGATTCTATACACAACGAGCTAAATAGGTAAGAATTCTAGATTCTTCAACAGAGTCGGCTGTCACAACCACTGTTATTTCATTGTTGCGATTTTGCTGAGGTCTCCGAAATCCTAATGGCTGGATGTGCAGAGGCCGAGAGAACAAAACCAGTTATTGACATTGAAAGAGTACACATTCTAAGAAACACAAACGAAAGAAAATGCAGAAGTGAGAAATTAATTACATGATTAGGAGGGGGATTTTCCTGCTTTATTATCCACCTGGAGAGGGTGCACTTCAGCTCACTAGTCCCGGTACCATGAATCTGCAAGCCCAATAATTACACCAACGAATTGTGTTACCAAACTTTTGCCACAGATTATTTCACACACTCACATGGACAGACAGACACccgtgtagagagagagagagagagagagagagagagagagagagagcaacgaAACATGCAACTTGAAGAATAAGACCTACCTATGCGAATGGATGGAATATGTGCAATCTTGTGCCAATCTTCACCGCCCTTTTTGCATCTTTCCTTAAGATGAGGACAATCAACTATAGCCAAACGTTGAAGCGATGAAAGGTTACTCAGCCAATCCGGCAGAGATTTCAATCCCCCGAAATACCGAAGTTCCAAACTTGTCAAGGCAGGAAGGTGCTCAAGTTGATCAGGAAGAGACACGAAATCTTCCCATCCGTCATCGTACAAGGATAGAGTCTCCAGGGAGGTGAAATCGCAGCACAGTGTTGCGGCACTTGTGGAGGGCCAGGGGAAATATGTTGACTCCTCTCTGAATCCTAGCCACAAACTTTGAAGGCTGGTGGTGCAAACCAGCCCCTTCTCCCAACAAGTCCGCAATATCGGACAATCTACAACTTCCAGATTCACGAGGGATGTGAGGCTGCGTAATGCATCTGGATTAGGCGTAGTTAGCTTCGGACAGTCATTCAGGCGTATATCTTCAAGGGTTGGTTGTAGCAGCTCCTCTGGCAAACTTGAAAGCTCGGAGCAACGCCGGATTTGAAGATGTTGAAGGGACGTCCATCCGTTGAATGCTGCTTTAGTGTTGTCGATTGAACCCATCAGGTTATAGCAATGATATATGTCTAATATCTTACATAACGCTAGGTTTTGAAGCTGGTTTGGCTAATAACCCAACCCATCCATTTCAACTATCGTCATATctcttatgctttgtttggaacatggaaaaaggaaggaaaagttTCAAAATGTTATCTTCCCTTGTTTGGATCGACAGGAGCGACAAAATAGAGTATCAACTATCAAGCATAGTGAAATTTTCGCTTTATTTTTCtcacatttttcttcttaatttttttttctcttccctcttttttcacaagttccaaacagagcattacgaatttacttcttttttttaacaaatcttCCATTAAAGTACAATGTCTTCAATATCTAATCTATCTCTacgaagaacaattttgttcacccttgcTAACTTTACCTGCATTCTATGTTCTATATTGAGGGTCCTGATTTGACAATCGAAACTGCTCATTTTGACATAATTGATTTGTTAGGAGatcaagaaaaatattattagTTCAATCAAGGATCCGTATGTACTTGATCAAAAAATATAGTTCTTGGGTGTATGTCTGGATAGAGCAAAACTAGATTTTTCTTAATAGTGGCTCATAATGCCACGAAAAGTACCGTTGGTGCCACAAAACTTTGGGTTatttgacaattttaccctcattTAATCCTTTGTCAATTTCCTCCCTCTTTGACGCACTCTCTCAAAAATGCATTTGCACATCTCTCCAACCCAGATTCATTTCACCCTCTAGGCCAAGTCTCATTCTTAATCAAAGCCTTTGAATTTAAATGGCTCTGAAATTAGAACAGGAAGAGGCACGAGACTTTAGAAAATGAATTAAAGAAATGATGATTCATTTCACCCAGATTCTTTTTTCTCTATCCCATTTGTATCCCCATTAAAAGTTGAAAACTGTTAGAACTGTGGCTCATATATTgagtatgaagagatactaaaaAGTTCTAGAAATAGACCAGTTGCCCTCACTCTGCTTTGTTCGGGCAACTGGCCCATCATGGGTCCAGCAGAATGGGTTGGGGGGCCCCTCGCGGTATGGTACAAGGGTATGTTTGGGATGCAAGCCAAATACCGGATTATGGTTAGGATAGAATaggtataaatactctatgttatAAACCCTGTTTTAGACTGATTGAATAAAAACAACAGCCGCTCTCTCGCTCTCGTGGACGTACCCTGTTTTGGGAAATCACATAATTCTGTGTGTTAATTTCTTTACTATTTTCTTATACCCGCTtattgtgtgtgttttggtcCTACAAAAACAAAACGGGAAAGGGATGTAGCTTTGAGGACAAATATGTAATTTTACTATAAAAGCTAGTAAAGTTTTGTGTGAATTGTGGCATTATCggcctcctttttttttaatcaagtaCTTAGTGATATTCGATAAAACTGAATGTTTGCATAAGAAATTTAATTTTACAAAACAAGCGATTTTAATTACAAAAACGAAACAAGCAACATATATATCATAAAATGACTGTAAAGTTACCCTCACTAAAGGTGGGGATGAACCATAATTGCTCTTGCATGTGTGTGCCGAGCTAGATGTGCTAGACCTCATTTCTTGGAAAAGAATGGTAAATACAGCAAAATGTAACAAGTGACGGATCAATGTATAAGAACTGACCTGGGATGGTTATCAACTTGGGGCATGAGGTGATGTACAACTCCCGGAGACGGGGAAAGAACTCCAGCATACTCATGTCGGCAAAAGCGGGCAATGATGGTACGTCTGACCATTCTTCTAACTGAGGCATATCAAAAAGATGGAATTCCCTCAGTGCTGGAAATACTCCTGCTATCGTTGCCCCACTACTACGGCAAATATCGAGAATGCCTTCATCTGGTCCATAAAATTCGGGACCAATACGCTTCAAGTTATGCAACTTCCACATTTTGACTATCGCAAGATGCGGAAGGTGTCCGAGTGCAGGGACTTGCTCACATAACCTACAGTCATTTAATTCGATCTTCGCCAAATATTGAAGCGAGCGGGCATCTTTACTCATCCATGATGCCAATCTTCTTCCTCCAAACTTCATCAGTCTTAATCCCTTAACATTCCGGTGAGGTTTGAGTCCCTCCAACACCTCCTCATGGTTATTGTTGGAGTTTCTAAGGTCTCCATCCCAATACAATGTCAACTCTCGAAGTTCATATTTTTCTGACATTTTAGCcttctctgcttcttccttgtctttcACGTATTGTAGATCCCAAACCTCTAACCTACCTCTTAGCTTGCTTAAGTTACCCAACTCTTTGATTCTATGGCCACTCTTCTTGCCCACAACAAAGAATGGTAATGTTTGCAAAGATGTCAGCTCCCCTATCTTCATTGGCATCAATTTTCTAGTTTCATAATCATTTTCAAGATATAAATGTCTCAAGCTAACCAAGTTGTGGATATCTTTTGGAAGCTCTTCCAAAGACCTTGGTAGATTAAGTGTTTCCAAATTGTAGAGCTTGGTAATAAAATTTGGGACTTTCCTAATAGAAGATTTAGAGATGTCAAGAAACCTTAAATGTATGAATTTGCATATTGAACTCGGCAACTTGGAGCCTGTTAACCACATGGCGCGAAtacattgaaattttttggtgtTCTCAGGAAGATCTCCAGTTAAAAATAGTGACCTTAATTTTCCAATGTTTTCTTCCGAAATATCTAACCGTGTTTCTTCTCTAAGAAACAACGACAGATGCTCAACATCAGGATTATTCTTCACCTCACTAGCTTCCAAAGTCAAACAATTACCATTTGAGACATGAAGTGCAAGATCATGTACAAGGTCATGCATCTTGCAAGCCATGGTATTGTTGTACTCATCATATTCCACTTCTTGGAATAATGAATTGCGCAATAAAGTATTAAAATACTCATTGCCTAACTCTTCCATTCCCACCTTACTTCGTGAAGAAGGTTGGAGATATCCTAGAGCCATCCAAAGTTGAATCAACTCATCCTTTCTAATGACTTTGTCCTttggaaaaatagaacataCTGCAAAAGATCGTTTCAAAGATGGTGATGGTAAATGGTCAAAACTAAGCCTCAATATTGGTAGAATTCCATTTTCATTTTCGAGTGATCTCCATATTTCACTCTTCTCGATGGACTCCCATTCTTGTTCATCCTGCTTCGAGTACAGTAAACCTCCTAACGAGTTTATCGCTAATGGCACACCCTTACACTTTTTTACTATTCTTAGACCAATATCCAATAAAGTTCGAGTTTCGCTTGGTCCTctattggaaaatacttttttCCTAAACATTGTCCAACAATCAGCTTCCAAAAGTGGTGTTAGCGGATGGGTGCACAACGGGAATGTTTGCATTGCTAATACGACTTCCATACTACGCGCAGTAACTAAAATTTTGCTTTCCTTAGAGCCGCCTATTCCTACCAAAGAATTTCTCAGGTCCACCCATAAATCTGGCTTTGTGTTCCATACGTCATCTAATACAAGCAAGTATTTTTTCCCATTTAGTTTTTGCCTAAGCTTTCTCACTACCCCTTCAATGTTGGGTGTCTCACACTTATCTCCAGTAAGAGATTGCACCATCTCATTCAATAACCTTCCTACCTTGAAATCATCAGACACACAAATCCAAATTCTCTCCTCACTAAAATTCTTCAAAACTTTTGCTTCTTTGTAAACTACCTGAGCAAGAGTTGTCTTTCCTAGCCCCGCCATGCCAACAATGGCAATGACAGGTAACTCACCTTCCATGTCAGAGCTAAGTAACATATCGACCACTACCGAAACATCACCATCCCTCCCCACAACTAGTGTATCATCTATAAAAGGTAAAGTCGTCCTGAATTCCCTAGGTTCAACAATAGCATCGTTGAGTTGCTCACCTGGTTTAAGACCGATATCATTTGCTGCTTTACAAATTCTGTCTAAGAGTATATTGATGTCATTGACCTTATTAGTCATCTTGAAACGAAACAACAATGGATCAGAGAGTGCAAACAAATCACGCACCTTGTTCCTCTTCCGGTTTTGTACCTCAATCTTTCTTCGAAGAGCTTCGTAGGCCAATTCATCCAGCACATTCTCAGCATGGCATATTGTAGCCTTGAGTTTCTTTAGCCACGCCATCATAGTATGTGATGTTATTTTCCTGTTCTCAGCATCAAGTAACAAAGCCTGAATGATTTCTAGCCTTTCGCGGAGTTTTTCAAGGTCTTTCTTGAAACCCCATGCCAGATTAATCGGATTGTTAATCTGATTGGTTGCTAGGGAAAGCAACCCATACAGGATTCCCTTGGCTACAGGGATGAGCAAAGCCTCGGCCATGGTTTTCTTATGAATTGGGACTTGATGAAAAAATGCTTGGTGAACAATTAGCAAGACAAGAATACAAGAGCAAAGAGAAGAGGTGTTGTGATTACCACAGATCGAGGACAACTTTTTCATGGGGGATATCAAGTCTGGCTTATTTAAATGTTTGATGTCTTGGAATTGCCAGCTATTTTAGCTTAATTATTTTCccaattatttttgtgaaaGCACAACAATTATAGTTGACGATTCCACTTTCGCCATTGACTGAAATCACTTTCGGCTAGTGGGCATATGCctttttgtgtcatttttcacattttttaacGTCTCTCTGTGAAGTTTTCAACTCTTTGAATGAGTCAACATAAACTTTGGGCAGTAAATTCCCACGATGAAAACTTCAATATTACGTAAGTGGACTGGAGTGCAGTTGATATCTCTTTTATATTCTCATACTCCCATGCAGTTGATGCCTCCCTTTGAATTTTTGTGATTACTTTTACGATTTTGTGGCTTACTTTTACAAATTTTGTGATAAAAAGACGGCTAAaggtattaaaaaaaacacagctCTAGGTTACCATTTTTGTGGcttatttttatgaattttgtaactcatttttatgattttttgtggtgttatttttgattttttgtggttcaaaatacaaattttgTAGCTTacttttatgaaattttgtggCTCAAAATATGGAGGGCACACCTTGCACCCTTTTCTGGGGGTGTTTACTACAGCTTAtctcctaaatttttttcaagaccAAAGTTGGAAAACTAAAGTTGATTGTCCTAAACAAAGTTAGGCCAAAGTTTACAAAATGAGGTATGAAAGATTCAAAACATAGCATTTTCTAGCACACTGCTAAATCATCTCGTTGCTAGTCCTAGTTGATTGTCTAAGGTGCAATACCTCACCTCTATACGCAAAACATTACGATGTCTCCAGATCTAAGACTAGCTCAGctatttattaatctttgaagcaAGAATACAGAAATTAAATGGATCTAGGGCATGATGGCATTACAACGAAAAGCACGCATCCCAAGGTAAGTCGGCACCCACACTCTCCGACAATCGTATACCACCCTGGGCCCAAACAGACCAAAACAAGTAGGCAAGAAGCATACCATAGTTCAGTCAAAGACAGAGAATAAAATGGAACAAAGTGAAACTGTTACAAAGGAGGACAAATCCCTCAATTTGACTCAATACATCAACAATCCTTATAACATCTCAACATACGACTCATCAAAATATTTGTACAACCAACACCCTAACAGTATCATCAGCAGCAGCAAGCCAACCATATTTTCAACAGAACAGCACCACCTTCCAACAGATTTAGTTTCAGTGATAAGCAGCTCCAGATCCACTTCCATTTCCACCAGTAGATCAGCAGAAAAACCAGCTTTAAAAGCAGCACAAAACCAGCACTAAGAGCAGAAAAAACAATGCTAAAACCAAACAGAAATAGCAGCCAAAGAACCAGTACTAAATATTGATGCGCATTATTTCTAGCATCATTTCGGTGAGATCAGACACTGAAGTCCTAGATCAAAAGCTTCACTTCGACCTACCTTTGCAAAATATTGATTTCAATCAAGAAGTGCTCAAATCGCAAGCTTATCGATTTCTGGACAATTTGCAGTTAACCAGCAGGCAAAACATTCTCAAACAATTTGAACAGAAACAACGAATTCATgcttaagaaaataaatatcTAGAAAAGTGTTAGAAAAACTATTTATGCACGAGAAAGACCCTTGAAATCCATGTCTTACCGAGAATTTGTTAGATAGACTTGGCATATTGCGCTGTCTCAAAGACATGGGAATCAAAAACACCTAGAAATGgagcaaaaaaaatgaggaaaaaaagagagagagaagtctcATAGCTATTTTGATCACTAGTCTTACAATATTAAGACGTACTAGTGCACTTTAATTTGATTCTCAGGATGCGTTATTTACTGGACCTTGAGGATTTTCACTTTGTACACTCGTTCGCAGAAATCGGGACCTAAAGATGTTCGGTTTGGCACATGAACGGGAGCGGACGATTCCTCGACTCTCCCTTTTCGGGGAATGGTTGTAATCACAAGCAAGTGATTGAATGAGTGGGGGGCCCCGAAAGCACATGCATCCGAAGACTGAAATTCGCTGCCAACCCTATGTCTGGTCAAAATTCTGAGAGGCCACATAGAGCTTACCTACGGCACCTGGCTTCTCCGGCACGTATTAGCTTAGCTGCGCTTAGTGCTCAGTGAATAGGAGAACGGGTTACTTAAACCATTTCAATCACAGGATTTAAATACATGTGGAGCTAAATAGCTAAGGACTACTTTCTTCAACAGAGTCCGCTGTCACAAGCCCTGTTGTTTCATTTTCGCGGAGGTCTCAGAAATCACAACGACTGAATGTATACGACCAAGAAAACAGACCCACTAAAACTGCCATTGAAAGAGTACCTAGTCTAAGAAACGCAAACAAAAGATAATGCAAAAAGTGAGAAATTACATGACTGGCAGGGTACTTTCATGCTTTATCTGGCATGGAGAGGGTACACATCAGCTCAGTAAAATCGATCCCATGAATCTGAAAGCCCAATAATCACAAAGGTCAGATAACATTTTCCATTGATTATTTCACGCACGCACATGGAGAAGAGAAACATAGacacctgagagagagagagagagagaggcaaagaCAAGAACTCGAAGAATAAGTTAACTATTTGAATAGATGCAATATGAGCAATCTTGTGCCAATCTTCGCCTCCCTCTTCACATCTTTCCTCAAGAAGGGGACACTCATGTACTTCCAAGGATTGAAGTGATGAAAGGTTACCCAGCCACTCCGGCAGAGATTCCAATCCACTGAAATGCTGAAGTTTTAAACTTGTCAAGGCAGAGAGGTGCTCAAGTTGATCAGGCAGAGACCTGACCTCTGCCCATCCCACTAAAACTAGATACTTCAGGGATGTGAAATGGCACCATGGTGATGATGCAGCACTTGGGGAGGGCCAGGGGAAAAATCTTAACTTCTCAGTGAATTCTCCTATATGCAATGATTGAAGATTGGTGGTGCAAACCAGTCCCTCCTCCCAATAACTCCATAAGA encodes:
- the LOC131310226 gene encoding putative disease resistance protein RGA3, translating into MAEALLIPVAKGILYGLLSLATNQINNPINLAWGFKKDLEKLRERLEIIQALLLDAENRKITSHTMMAWLKKLKATICHAENVLDELAYEALRRKIEVQNRKRNKVRDLFALSDPLLFRFKMTNKVNDINILLDRICKAANDIGLKPGEQLNDAIVEPREFRTTLPFIDDTLVVGRDGDVSVVVDMLLSSDMEGELPVIAIVGMAGLGKTTLAQVVYKEAKVLKNFSEERIWICVSDDFKVGRLLNEMVQSLTGDKCETPNIEGVVRKLRQKLNGKKYLLVLDDVWNTKPDLWVDLRNSLVGIGGSKESKILVTARSMEVVLAMQTFPLCTHPLTPLLEADCWTMFRKKVFSNRGPSETRTLLDIGLRIVKKCKGVPLAINSLGGLLYSKQDEQEWESIEKSEIWRSLENENGILPILRLSFDHLPSPSLKRSFAVCSIFPKDKVIRKDELIQLWMALGYLQPSSRSKVGMEELGNEYFNTLLRNSLFQEVEYDEYNNTMACKMHDLVHDLALHVSNGNCLTLEASEVKNNPDVEHLSLFLREETRLDISEENIGKLRSLFLTGDLPENTKKFQCIRAMWLTGSKLPSSICKFIHLRFLDISKSSIRKVPNFITKLYNLETLNLPRSLEELPKDIHNLVSLRHLYLENDYETRKLMPMKIGELTSLQTLPFFVVGKKSGHRIKELGNLSKLRGRLEVWDLQYVKDKEEAEKAKMSEKYELRELTLYWDGDLRNSNNNHEEVLEGLKPHRNVKGLRLMKFGGRRLASWMSKDARSLQYLAKIELNDCRLCEQVPALGHLPHLAIVKMWKLHNLKRIGPEFYGPDEGILDICRSSGATIAGVFPALREFHLFDMPQLEEWSDVPSLPAFADMSMLEFFPRLRELYITSCPKLITIPAFNGWTSLQHLQIRRCSELSSLPEELLQPTLEDIRLNDCPKLTTPNPDALRSLTSLVNLEVVDCPILRTCWEKGLVCTTSLQSLWLGFREESTYFPWPSTSAATLCCDFTSLETLSLYDDGWEDFVSLPDQLEHLPALTSLELRYFGGLKSLPDWLSNLSSLQRLAIVDCPHLKERCKKGGEDWHKIAHIPSIRIDSWYRD